The segment tctgtaatttttatgTTTCCCACCAACCGTATCAGTAGCACTGGTTGTCAACAGCAATAAAAATACTCTATTCTTTGGCTAATTCATCTCAATTTAGTGCAAAACAACAATCAAAAGCACAAGTTTATTTTACGTACAGACAGTAGCCACTTTGACATACATTTGAATTACTGCTGTATATTGGATATTTTTTGTGAAAACAACCAAACACCTCTAATATTCTCTAAATATAAGTTGATTACATCATCAGCAGCACCTAATACACTTAACaatacaattaacaacaaaacagctttacattttgttttacagtttatgtATATTTGTGAATGACTTGAGAAATATGTTGTTGcagcacaaaaaacacacatttaaactcACACCACCACTATTTTGAATGGCACTGACAGTTTCCTATGATTGACTTCCATTCTTTAAAGCTTGTGCCTCTCCCTGTGATGGAGTCTTGGTATGAGCCTCTACTTTAGTCTGGTCCGGTGTCTCCAGCAGAACCTGTGGCAGTGGATGCTGATTCTTGGTCAGGTCAGCTGGTCTCTGCTGCggtgttttgttttgccagtttgtgtctgtttgcgTGTGCGTCTCCAGCGTCTGACCCCGTCTTTGCTCGGTCGGATTGGAGCTGGAGTTACATTTATTGCACAGATCCCTCATGTCCAGGAGTCCGCGCACCAGACACTTGACAAATTCTGCTGAACATGTCTGCAGGCTCTCGTGGAAACTGGACACAGAGAAGATAATGTGCTCTGACTGAGGGTTGTAGCATGCTCCATAGCCATTTGGAACCACAGGTCCGTAGCAGCAGAACATCTCAACAGTAGTAGGGACCTGAGGGAAGAGTGGAATCCTTCAGTACTGAACACTGTCCGTTTTATTAGGTGTGTGTTGTAAAGTTTGTTGTCTGCCAGTTATATAAAGAAAACCTAAATTGCAGTTATAACTAAAATAACCAAGTGGcattttatcaaaaaaaaatctctatcTCTCTAGTGTCACCTCTGGTGAAACAGCACAGGTGTGTGCTTGCagatttagtattgcactttcATAAATTTGGGTAATTcagaagagacagaaaagaatTATCAAAAATAAACCAGCTGAGgctgagatatcctgacttttgtctctagtatgggtcaagctccaaaaatgcTGGATTCTGTAGTGTCTTTCATTTaaagctgcaatgattaatcgattggttgattgaaaacaaaatgaatgtgCAACTTTTAGATAATATAGATAATAAATTgatcatttaaatcatttttcaggcaaaaatgcaaaaaatctgatttttccaggttctcaaatgtgaggatttaaaGTGTTTCTTGTTCTTatgttataatatattaaatattttggagttttggactgttggtccgACAAAGCAAGACATTGGATGACATCACCTTGTGTTTTAGGATATTGTGATCGtcagttttcattgttttctgatattttacagaacaaacaatgaATCAATCAATTGAGAATGTAGTCTGCAGATTAATCTATAACAacaataatcattagttgcagcgcTACTTTCATTAGAACCGTCTTGGCTCCTAAACGCGGACTTCTCTTAAACCCCACTCCTCCCGTTTGTGGCTTAGgcttttttgttaaaaatgttaattctcAGACAAAAGCTGAGAATACCGAAGACTGAGCGGTACTCCATGTTACTAGTAAACTGAACTTCATAGATTTGTGGAGTGTCCCtttctaaaacatttttgattaagTATAGCTACAGCTTAATGTTCTAAATTCATAAGACCATACCTGGCTTGTAGAGAGAATGAACTGATTACTGATGAGATGGGCTTCGTCTTTGAATATTTCTGGCTTCTCCATCTTCAGTTCATGTGCAATTTCACGAAGTCCCAGTAAGTGATTGTCTATTGCCTTCCCTGTAATAGCCTGAAAAGGAGAATTAATGCATATTGTAGGCTAATTGTATTTTACTTGCAATAGAAATCTGGATGAGGTTAGAGAATATTTACCAGAATAGTATAATTTGTCTGTGAAGTTATGGCATCTCGTAACAGCTCCATCTTTTCTGTATCCTGGAGAAACAAACAACTGAGAATCAATGCTAGACTATTAAATACCTTTATTTACAGTAAGCAGTTTTTCAGGGTGGAGCACATCAAGTACAGTCTACTACATCATGAAGTACAAAATCGAATGACatcattatattacatttcatcACATCATTCAAACTGAGTTTTTACTCTGCAACAGCAGTCATTTAAATTAGACAGTATGACTGTAACATCCCAATCATCTTACGCCTGTGCTTAGTTCCCCATCAGTCATTGCTTTTGCAAAGGCCATGGCTTCTGGTGTGGCTGAGCGGATGTTGTCCACTCTGCCTTCCTGAAAACGCCGTATAGAAGCGCTCTCATACGTCGACACTGTTCTGCGGTGACATCTAGAgtaacacacaaagagaaagccTTGTAGCTTGGAGCCCCGGGTTAAAGTGACATGTCAGAATCCTgatatatatttatctttttcttaCCGGTAGTAGGCTAACTGAAGAGCAACCTGGATGTAGGCATCTGGACTCATTTTCTGCTTTTTGATAAACTCTTTCCCGTAATCGTGGAATTTGTGGACATTCATGTCCAGATTTTTCACCAGCCTGAGCAGATAAGAATGAATCCTGCTATGAGCTGAAAGCATGTATTCATTTGTTTGAGTATacagaaaccagagaagagCCAGACCTCTGTAGTTTGTCAGCGGAAGAGGCGAGGAGTTTGTGAATCTCTGGAGTACATTTCCAGCGGAGTCTGCGTGGTGCATGCAGCTCGCTCACACTTGCAGCCCTCACCAGCTTTGATGGGCTGCCAATCCTGATATCACATgggaatataatataatttaaaaatatatttttaagtatAATCTTATTTGGATTTTCTGAGAATATGCCGCTAAATAGCACACACCTATGTTGCATTCTTTCTTACATGTATTTGAGTAGATACTCTGTACACTGCACTAGTACAATTCCTTCAAATGGTGAGTGTTCACACACGACTCCGCAGCAGCCATCAGCTCCTACGACAAACTGACAGTAATGTATATTTTCAGTGCCATTTTCTTGAGTTAAACCAAACTGCAATGATAGATTAAAGTTACATGAAAGTTACATCAAACATGTAATTCAATGGGAACACCCAGCTTCCATCAGaatttctttaaatgtaaattcttAACTTTACATTACATCCAGATGTGATGTCCTCAGTAATTAAGGCGGTAACTCAACCCTACTGTATAACATCCATGCTTCATCTACATTCCTTTTGTCCTCAcctccttctttcttcttttcctcaataacaatggTTTAACCAGTGAGATTCACAGTGTGCAACAAGTCAAGAAGGCACACATTAAAGTAGCCTTAATAGCCAAATGTGCTCACTAACCTGCATCGGCTTGTCATACCAGCGGTTGCCCCCATTCTTGGCCACTCCTCCGC is part of the Micropterus dolomieu isolate WLL.071019.BEF.003 ecotype Adirondacks linkage group LG15, ASM2129224v1, whole genome shotgun sequence genome and harbors:
- the chata gene encoding choline O-acetyltransferase, which encodes MPVLDQEPSIGGGDGLPKLPLPALKDTLDMYLRCMKHLLTEEQFNKTQNIVKQFGAPGGVGELLQSKLMERRENKANWVYEYWLNDMYLNNRLALPVHSSPVMVFPKQNFRAPIDSLRFAAHLISGVLEYKTLLDARALPVDYARGQLAGTPLCMEQYYRLFSSYRLPGPERDTLVAQESSVMPEPEHIIVACKNQFFVLDVVINFRRLNERDLLTQLEKIARMAGSEEERLPPIGLLTSDGRTEWAEARSVLMRESTNRDSLDMIERCLCLVCLDDATGPELSDTTRAMLMLHGGGVAKNGGNRWYDKPMQFVVGADGCCGVVCEHSPFEGIVLVQCTEYLLKYMIGSPSKLVRAASVSELHAPRRLRWKCTPEIHKLLASSADKLQRLVKNLDMNVHKFHDYGKEFIKKQKMSPDAYIQVALQLAYYRCHRRTVSTYESASIRRFQEGRVDNIRSATPEAMAFAKAMTDGELSTGDTEKMELLRDAITSQTNYTILAITGKAIDNHLLGLREIAHELKMEKPEIFKDEAHLISNQFILSTSQVPTTVEMFCCYGPVVPNGYGACYNPQSEHIIFSVSSFHESLQTCSAEFVKCLVRGLLDMRDLCNKCNSSSNPTEQRRGQTLETHTQTDTNWQNKTPQQRPADLTKNQHPLPQVLLETPDQTKVEAHTKTPSQGEAQALKNGSQS